One window of Ammospiza nelsoni isolate bAmmNel1 chromosome 12, bAmmNel1.pri, whole genome shotgun sequence genomic DNA carries:
- the LOC132078780 gene encoding COMM domain-containing protein 4-like, translated as SVKLKLICIQVFWDLLGQAIEYDKVLKLFSGAQARPPSHLQSGDVKATIAVLGFIISSAAKHSIDNESLSSELQQLGLPKGRGSPQGGTISQTCWDVAYSSQPCLLHTQMEGRLPAVLSSITSLLYHPSLGAPQVLW; from the exons TCAGTGAAGCTTAAGCTGATCTGCATCCAGGTGTTTTGGGACCTGCTGGGGCAGGCCATTGAG tATGACAAGGTCCTGAAGCTGTTCTCAGGTGCACA AGCTCGCCCTCCTTCCCATCTGCAGTCAGGGGATGTGAAGGCAACCATTGCTGTCCTCGGCTTCATCATCTCCAGTGCAGCCAAGCACAGCATAGACAATGAGTCTCTGTcaagtgagctgcagcagctgggactgcCCAAAGGCAGGGGAAGCCCTCAGGGTGGCACCATCAGCCAGACCTGCTGGGATGTTGCTTacagttcccagccctgccttcttCACACCCAGATGGAGGgcaggctgcctgctgtgctgtcctccatcacctcccttctGTACCATCCGTCCCTGGGGGCTCCTCAGGTGCTTTGGTGA